Within Vicia villosa cultivar HV-30 ecotype Madison, WI linkage group LG1, Vvil1.0, whole genome shotgun sequence, the genomic segment ccaactacgctttgaccttaaagaaaagaatcaagaacttcaagcaatgaaggaggagaatgatagacaaaggagtaaaaggaaacgtgcaaccgaaggagttctaagtgctaattttaatctagaagcacataatgagaggttggcacaagcggatatagaaattgcaaggtggagaaggcgctatgaaaaggcttcccatgacaaagcggaatccgagaaaaatctagaagctgtggtttttgaattaacggataggactaaagatcaagaggtagaaataagaaacctcaaatttgatcttcaagaagcccgcaattctggacaagaGGAACGCACAAGGTGATTGGCTGCGGAGGAAGCACTCTTACAACGCACCGATGAGCGCCATAGAGCACTTCAGGCTATGGCCTTGCTTAGGCAATTGCTTATAAGGCAAAGGGAGATGTGTGGGGCTGCAAGGGATGAAGGGGATTATTGGAAGatacaatacacaattgtttctacagcttatgagcatgtgagcatggttcccaagatgcttgaagactatgaaAAATGCCGTgataattatgataagctagtcttcttgtgtaatgatttaatacaAGACATCCTAAAGAGTTTGGCAAAGGCGGAATCATCTCTTGTTGTCCTTCCTAAAGAAGTCAAGGAGTTCATGGAACTTTGTAGagacatggtggacaagttcaaagaagacatccaaaggcgttcttagttttattctattttcattgttgctttttattttgtttcaagtattttaattttcaatttcaatttctatttGTGAACCAACAATTAATGGAgtagtattttcttttttaataataaagtgtgtttcttttcCGTTACTCATTGTttctataatattcaccaaaagattatttctctaaaaaaaaacatatatatatatatatatatatatatatatatatatatatatatatatatatatatatatatgtataaaaaaaaagaaaaaatagtacatatgtaacaaaaaaaaattacatatgtataaaaaaaaagagaaaaatgtacATATATAAAAAAGGGGAAGAGAAAAGGAgaataaaaatagtatataaatatatatgtatattataataatgtggataagacgtGAACATTGCATAATCAtaacattcatagcatgcatatcatatttattttcaaagcattaaaataaaaactatctttatctccagtcacaccattgggGAAAGCAACCAAGCAATCATACCACCATACCAAACCcgtgctcagaagaagaaagctatGGAACAATTAGAAcaaaatcaagccgcccttcgcgaagtAACTCAGTTGAAAGGTACTGTAGATGAGATTAAGAGAGGAATGGCTCAGATGTTGAGTTTCATGAAGGACATCAGGGATGAACAGGAAAGGGCTAGGGAAGCTCGGAATCAGTATGAGGAAATACCGAACGACGgcaacccgctgctaggatttgttcagGGCTTCGACGCTCGCAAATCAAATTCTCAATCCTCTAAGAGGGTTACCAGAatccatgaagagggagaggcttcCCATGAAGGTTTCATTCCTACCACTCAGAAAGAGGGGGCGCCTCGCACGATTCGCATCCCTGCTAACAATCCACCTAAGGATGAGGATTACGTGGATTTATAATATGGGGAAGTGGATGAAACAAATCAGGAACCCCAGCATAAGTAAATCCAATCTGATTCCGAAGAAAGTGCTAGGAGTAGTGAACAAATCAAAGCATTAGAAGAAAGGCTGAAAGCAGTGGAAGGATATGACgtctttgatgtggatacctatgaaatgagccTGGTTCCGAATTTGACTATTCCTCCTAAGTTCAAGATACccaactttgagaaatacaaaggacttacATGCCCAAGAAGTCATTTACGCATGTACGTcagaaaaatggctgcttatgccaatgaccaaaagctgatgatgcatttcttccaagacagtCTAAGTGGGGCATCTGTCGAATGGTACATGCAGTTGGAAAAGacacatatccgaagctggaacgaccttgctaatacgttcttaaagcaatacaagtacaatctggacatggcacccaatcgaatGCAGTTACAAAATTTGTCCCAGAAGAAAGAAGAATCATTCAAGGAatacgcccaaagatggcgaGAAATGGCGTTCCGAGTCCAACCTCCGTTGCTAGAAAAGgagctggttgacatgttcatgagaactctacaaggaccatactatgataagatgatcggaagtgtatccTCAGGATTCTCAGATCTAGTGGTCATCGGAGAAAGAATTGAAGACGGAATCAAAGAtgggaaaatacaaggagcatcatctaactcttatcactcaaagaggcccacctcaacctttgctaaaaagaaggaaggggagaccaacgcAGTAGTGCATCAAGAGCCTAGACCTCCTATGTCTTACCCACTTCAACAAAACAGGTTCCAAGGTCCTCTAAGGAAATTCGATCCTTTGCCTACTTCCAGAAGTGAAATACTGAAATATCTGGTAAATGAGCGATTGGTAGAACTTAGACCTATGCCACCTCCGATTCCTAGAAAAGCTACACCCAACTTCAGACccaatgaaaggtgtgaatttcacgccaattctcctggaCACACGTTAGAAAAATGCTGGGCTTTCAggcacaaggttcaagacctgatcgaGTCTGGGGCAATTGCTTTCGACAAACCTAATGTGAAGACAAATCCCATGCCTCGTCACGATGGCACAGTCAATGCAATCGAGGTCGTCACTGAGCAAGAGTTAGTTCAACAACGGAGTTCCCCTATAGAttcccttaagaggtatctactcgCAAGGGGGttcatcctagaacataacgaggcTTTTAAGGACACCCTGCAGAGACTCGTGGACCAAGGGATAATTCAGTTGAAAGAACACCCCGAGGAGGAGTATATGGCCATGTTGGAAAGGAACGAGCCATTAATAATACCTAGTCCAGGAGCAAGGAAGACATTAATCATCCCCTGCGCCAAAGCACCATTGATGATACCCACGCAAGTAcacactaggatcatcccagTCAGAGATCCATATCCGGTGGACAAAATGAAAGCGGTCCCTTGGGAATATGATTCAAGTAGTAATACGGAAGTGACAAACATCGTTGGGCCTGGAGGTATGACTCGTAGTGGTCGCATATTCAATGCTGCGAAACCAAATGAGAACTTAGCACAACCAAGTAATCAAGCTACTGTGGTCCTGACTGAAGAAGGCACAGCCAAGGATAAAGAGGTCGTTAACAAAGACGctgaagaattcttggcattaatcaagaaaagttatTATAGAGTGGTGGACCAGTTACACAAAACTCCGTCCAAAATATCACTCCTCTCGCTGCTAGTACATTCAGAAAAACACCGAGATgctttgatgaaaatcctgaatgcTGCCCACGTAACTAAAGACATCACTGTAAATCAAtttgatggaatggtggctaatctcacCGCTGGGGCATGTTTAAGCTTCAATGATCATGAGCTACCCCCACAAGGGAAAgagcacaacaaagccttacatatcttcATACAATGTGGAAAAGCTCATCTATCCAGAGTTCTGATTGACACAGGGTCGTCactaaacgtgatgccaaaagccaCTCCCGACAAGATAGCCTTGGAGGGCCTGGTAGTTAGATCAAGTCGTCTGGTAGTCAAAGCCTTCGATGGATCACAAAGTCCGGTATTTAGAGAAGTAGACCTCCCTGTAGTAGTTGGTCCCCATACATTCTGCATAAATTTCCAAGTAATGGAAATTGAACCTGCTTATACCTGTTTATTGTGACGTCCCTGGATTCATGCTACTGGGGCAGTTACCTCCACTCTACATCAAAAAGTAAAGTTCGTGGatgggaactccatagtgaccGTCAATGGGGAGGAGGATATATTTGTTAGCAATCTGGACTCATACCGATACATCGAGGCTGGAGAAAAGGCGTTGGAAACCTCTTTCCAAGCACTAGAGATAGCAACCGCTGTCACACTACCGGTAGAGAAGATACGAAGGGCGGTGACATCCTGGAGAGACCTGCAAGTCCTGAAAatggaaggctggggcaaagtgCCAGAAGTTCAAGAGAAGAAGGATCGTCTGGGGTTAGGATATCAACCAACAAAGAAGGCTGCAAAGGAAGAACAACGATTCCCTCCGATTGCGCAAACTTTTGTCACAGGCGGATATGAGCATGTATCCATGATATCTAGTATGGAGGGTacatccaacttcatccgaatgatcagaccaggagaacagctacaaaattggacaagcctggagataccggagatagtttatatttcaaagtaatttgttttgtcgtgtgttttatttccctttcaattaataaaaaaaacaatgtcgctcatgcctcgcccgaagcatagagttggtttgtaagggccccactttactttcaaagtttgagtttattaataaaattgtcgtttcaatttggtattgaaaacaccgTCTCGTTCTTGCATTTATTTTCCTAAAATGACAAATAACATTCTTGCATAAAACAAAAGCACAATCATAATTGCATACTAAAAACCAAAcataaacatgtgcagatcaccttttaacatcaccgataataatactgctgaaactcaatataaactcgaggctctcgctaatcggtctgaggaaggggatgaggaagacgacgGACTTCCGGAAGAATTGTCAAGACTGATGGAcagagaatccaaaagcatgctccctcctcaagaagccattgaaatcataaacttgggcacCGATAAAGAACCCAAagaaatcaagattggggcaacactgaacgaggatGTAAAAGCAACGCTGGTCAAACTCCTCCATGACAATGTAGAAATATTCGCTTGGTCATACCGCGACATGCCTGgtttggatacagacatcgtcgTACATAGGCTACCACTCAAAGAGGGTTGTACACCTGTCAGAcaaaagcgcagaagagttcgacccGACATGGATAATAAGATCCGAGAAGAGGTACTCAAGCAgtttgacgcaggtttccttgccgTAGTTGAATAtccgccatggatcgccaatatagtgccagtGCCTAAGAAGGATGggaaagttcgcatgtgtgttgattacagagatctgaataaGGCAAGCCCAAAGGACGACTTTCCACTACCACACATAGACATACTAGTGGACAATACCGCACAAGCTTCGgtattctcattcatggatggattttctggatataatcagatcaaaatggcTCCCGAGGACATGGAGAAAACCACCATCATGACATCTTGGGGTACTTTCTGTTACAAGGTGATGCCTTTCGGATTGCAAAATGccggggcaacgtatcagcgagCGATGGTCAcgctgttccatgatatgatccacaaggaagtcgaagtatatgtggacgacatgatcgctAAGTCCCACACTGAAGAGGAGCACATTACGCATTTGCAAAAGTTATTCGAacgcttaaagaagttcaagctaaggttgaatccgaacaagtgtacatttggtgtgagatcaggaaagctgttgggattcatagtaagccaacgaggcatagaggtagatcctgacaaagtgaaggccatacaagaaatgcccgttccaagaacagaaaaagaggttcgcgGTTTCTTAGgtcgtttgaattatatctcaagGTTCATCTCGCACTTAACTGCTACATGCGAGCccatattcaaattactaagGAAAGATCAACCAATAAAGTGGAACGACGATTGTCAGGTAGCTTTCGAAACCATAAAGCGTTATTTACAAGAGCCACCGATACTCGTACCCCCCGTATATGGACGACctttgatcatgtacctcaccgtcctcgaaaggtctatgggatgcgtactggggcagcaagatgaaactggcaggaaagaacacgctatttactaccttagcaagaaattcaccgattgcgaatcccgatattcaccgttggaaaagacatgttgcatgctagcatgggcctccaaacgtctaaggcaatatatgctgaaccattccacatggttaatatcgaggatggatcctctgaaatacgtgttcgaaaaacaggctcttacaggaagaatcgctagatggcaaatgctgttgtcagaatacgacattcaaTATGTCACGCAaaaggcaataaaagggagtgtactggcagaacatctagctcatcagcccatcgaagaatatcagtctatgaagtttgactttcctgatgaggacattatgctagtaagagactatgaaatacctggacccgaggaaggacccgaaccaggattagTGTGGACGCTCATGTTCGATGGAGCCTCAAacgcactaggacatggcataggggcagtcttgacatctcctgatAATCGTCACATACCCTTCACCGcgagactatgtttcgactgtaccaacaatattgcagaatacgaagcgtgcatattggggttagaagctgcgatCGATCTACGGATTAAATTACTCgaggtatatggggattcagcattagtgatccaccaagtcaataaagaatgggatacgagagatgcaaagctaatcccatatcgaGACCTCATACTGGAACTAATAGCTGAGTTTGAGACCATCACTTTTAATCACATCCCGAGGGAGGAAAATCAAATGGCCGACGCATTGGCAACACTCTCCTCTATGTTTAAGGTAACCTGGCCAAATCACAAACCTCGGATAACGATCAGACACTTTggcgaaccagcctattgccttACGATCGAGGAACAACCCGATAACAAGCCCTGGTACTATGATATTAGGAAAtacttggagaaacaagaatacccagagaacgcctccacaattgacaaaaagacactaagg encodes:
- the LOC131648226 gene encoding uncharacterized protein LOC131648226, producing MSYPLQQNRFQGPLRKFDPLPTSRSEILKYLVNERLVELRPMPPPIPRKATPNFRPNERCEFHANSPGHTLEKCWAFRHKVQDLIESGAIAFDKPNVKTNPMPRHDGTVNAIEVVTEQELVQQRSSPIDSLKRYLLARGFILEHNEAFKDTLQRLVDQGIIQLKEHPEEEYMAMLERNEPLIIPSPGARKTLIIPCAKAPLMIPTQVHTRIIPVRDPYPVDKMKAVPWEYDSSSNTEVTNIVGPGGMTRSGRIFNAAKPNENLAQPSNQATVVLTEEGTAKDKEVVNKDAEEFLALIKKSYYRVVDQLHKTPSKISLLSLLVHSEKHRDALMKILNAAHVTKDITVNQFDGMVANLTAGACLSFNDHELPPQGKEHNKALHIFIQCGKAHLSRVLIDTGSSLNVMPKATPDKIALEGLVVRSSRLVVKAFDGSQSPVFREVDLPVVVGPHTFCINFQVMEIEPAYTCLL